A single Nitrospirota bacterium DNA region contains:
- a CDS encoding DEAD/DEAH box helicase family protein: MRAVDSEADTCRKYIVPKLHDAGWNDDLINEQRTITDGRIVVAGDKVRRKKSGRVDYLLRIARDFSMAVVEAKASYKKPADGLQQAKDYAQMLGLKFAFSSNGLGIVEFDFLTGQIAERADFPSPTELWTRLRKSQGPTDDAAATRLLTPGSRVQGKQPRYYQEIAVNRVVQAMLQGQRRVLLTMATGTGKTFVAFQIIWKLWNSRWNARGDHRKPRVLYLADRNFLVDVPKDREFAVFEDARHKIESGQIVKSREIYFAIYQAIAQDERRSGLYKEFTRDFFDLIVVDECHRGSAKDESNWRDILEHFQPAYQLGMTATPLRDDNVDTYGYFENPVYTYSLKQGIEDGFLAPYKVRRIVTTADAVGWRPKPGEIDRDGRPIPDQVYQTPEFDRLLALKPRTEAIARHLTDHLRQTNRYDKTIVFCVDQEHALEMMKALTNLNADLAQRHADYVVRITSDEEEIGRGHLDRFSDVEKTTPVIVTTSKLLTTGVDVPTCKNIVIARVVNSMTEFKQIIGRGTRVRDDYGKYYFTILDYTGSATRLFADPVFDGEPALLTEEGIDGQGRVTSPPREPEPAEEYESRESQDEFVDDSPTDCSFPGPAGGERRKFHVDQGYVEIAADVAYEMDEHGNQLKATKYTDYTMEQVRSMFSSAAELRSKWTRAEERSRIIDALAERGITIERLAEVAGQHDADPFDLLCNVAYSLPLRSRRERAEQVRKGNTDFLGRYTKEAREILNLLLDKYIEHGVAEFRIPDILKVSPLSSHGNIIEIAARFGGTDKLREAVAELQSLLYAA; encoded by the coding sequence ATGAGAGCCGTCGATTCGGAGGCCGACACCTGCCGGAAATACATCGTCCCGAAACTTCACGACGCCGGATGGAACGACGATCTGATCAACGAACAGAGGACGATCACGGACGGGCGAATTGTGGTCGCGGGCGACAAGGTGCGGCGGAAGAAGTCGGGTCGGGTCGATTATCTCCTCCGCATTGCGCGTGATTTCTCAATGGCCGTCGTTGAGGCCAAAGCATCCTACAAAAAGCCGGCGGACGGTCTTCAGCAGGCGAAGGACTACGCCCAAATGCTGGGTCTGAAGTTCGCCTTTTCCAGCAATGGACTGGGCATCGTTGAATTCGATTTCCTCACGGGCCAGATCGCGGAGCGGGCCGACTTCCCCTCGCCGACGGAACTGTGGACCCGACTGCGCAAGAGTCAGGGGCCGACGGACGACGCAGCCGCAACGCGGCTTCTAACTCCCGGATCGCGCGTTCAAGGCAAGCAGCCCCGATACTACCAGGAGATCGCGGTGAATCGGGTAGTGCAGGCGATGCTCCAAGGCCAACGTCGGGTCCTTCTCACCATGGCGACCGGCACGGGAAAAACCTTCGTGGCCTTCCAGATCATTTGGAAACTCTGGAACAGTCGATGGAATGCGCGGGGCGATCACCGAAAGCCGAGGGTCCTGTATCTCGCGGATCGGAATTTCCTCGTGGATGTGCCCAAAGACCGGGAGTTCGCGGTGTTCGAGGATGCTCGACACAAGATTGAATCGGGACAGATCGTGAAATCCCGGGAAATCTACTTTGCGATCTACCAAGCCATCGCCCAAGACGAGCGTCGATCGGGACTATACAAGGAATTCACGCGAGATTTCTTCGACCTGATCGTGGTTGACGAGTGCCACCGGGGCAGCGCAAAGGACGAAAGCAACTGGCGCGATATTCTTGAGCACTTCCAGCCGGCTTATCAGCTTGGAATGACCGCCACTCCGCTCCGGGACGACAACGTGGACACGTATGGATATTTCGAAAATCCGGTCTACACCTACAGCCTCAAACAGGGGATCGAGGACGGCTTTCTCGCCCCGTACAAGGTTCGACGCATCGTGACCACGGCGGACGCGGTCGGCTGGCGTCCCAAGCCCGGAGAGATCGACCGGGATGGTCGCCCGATCCCGGACCAAGTCTACCAGACCCCGGAATTCGATAGGCTCCTGGCTCTGAAGCCCCGAACGGAGGCCATCGCCCGCCATCTCACGGATCACCTCCGGCAGACCAATCGATACGACAAGACCATCGTGTTCTGTGTCGACCAGGAGCACGCGCTGGAAATGATGAAGGCACTGACCAATCTGAACGCCGATTTGGCGCAAAGGCACGCGGACTACGTTGTGCGAATTACGTCCGACGAGGAGGAAATCGGGCGGGGGCACCTGGATCGATTCAGCGACGTGGAGAAGACAACCCCCGTGATCGTTACCACTTCCAAATTACTCACCACGGGCGTGGACGTTCCGACGTGCAAGAACATCGTTATCGCCCGGGTCGTGAATTCCATGACCGAGTTCAAGCAAATCATCGGTCGGGGCACGCGGGTGCGGGACGACTATGGGAAGTACTACTTCACGATTCTTGACTATACGGGGAGCGCGACGCGGCTGTTTGCCGACCCGGTTTTCGACGGTGAGCCGGCGCTGCTGACTGAAGAAGGGATCGATGGGCAGGGTCGGGTTACATCCCCGCCGCGTGAGCCGGAACCGGCAGAAGAGTACGAATCCCGCGAATCACAAGATGAATTCGTGGATGACTCCCCAACCGACTGCTCCTTTCCGGGACCGGCCGGAGGGGAAAGGCGCAAGTTCCATGTGGACCAGGGTTATGTTGAGATCGCAGCCGATGTGGCCTACGAGATGGACGAGCATGGAAATCAACTGAAGGCGACCAAGTACACCGACTACACGATGGAGCAGGTGAGGTCGATGTTTTCCAGCGCGGCGGAGCTTCGAAGCAAGTGGACCCGCGCGGAGGAGCGGTCGCGGATCATCGACGCGCTGGCGGAGCGCGGAATCACAATCGAACGTCTGGCCGAGGTCGCGGGTCAGCACGACGCCGACCCGTTCGATCTGCTATGCAACGTAGCTTACAGCCTTCCACTCCGAAGTCGACGTGAGCGAGCGGAACAAGTGCGCAAAGGGAATACGGACTTCCTGGGTCGATACACTAAGGAAGCGAGAGAGATACTGAACCTGCTTCTGGACAAGTACATTGAGCACGGGGTAGCAG